In Bordetella holmesii ATCC 51541, the following proteins share a genomic window:
- a CDS encoding penicillin-binding, 1A family protein, translating to MFLRFLIKTGIFFGGLALCGLVLGGMALALAWPNLPDLHAMTDYRPRVPLRVYTADKVMIGEFGEERRNVLRFNEIPDVMKSAVLAAEDDRFYQHGGIDWTGVVRAGLTNLINMSKTQGASTITMQVARNFYLSSEKTYSRKFYELLLTFKIESELTKDQILELYMNQIYLGHRAYGFAAASRTYFGKPLSQVTPAEAAMLAGIPKAPSRFNPISNRPRAELRQRYVLGRMYSLGYLTEPEYKAALAQPIIMKSAEGTPAGGYAVHGEYVAELARQLVYGVYQDDAYSRGINVYTTVSSKDQEAAYRAVREGVLEYTRRAPYPGPEDQLELPAGVEKDAQALDDFLDGVFDKYSDSGDLMTAVVLSASPNEIKLARSSREIISITDKKALGVVARALNDKAKPEQRLQRGSVVYIHKYGDDGNWEVINMPAVQAAFVALSPQDGAIRAMVGGFDFYRGNFNRVTQAWRQPGSNIKPFIYAASLERGLTPGTQISDQPFELSAAQTGSKAWHPKNYGNQYEPMLTMRQGLYKSKNMVSIRILQAIGPQYAQDYLTRFGFDKARQPAVLPLALGAGSVTPLQLAGAYSVFANGGYRVTPYLINQVTDSSGKVLMQARPVIAGDEAARAIDPRTAWVMDDMLRGVATSGTAARARATLKRNDLAGKTGTTNESVDAWFSGYTPNLVATAWLGFDQPKSLGSRETGGGVAMPIWLDYMQEALKGTPEGKQRPKPDGLLAENGDFYFAEFPPGQAVARLGLTQPGEDALGDFLNGLGDNQNVRTAPGFGTNSQKPWSQNIQF from the coding sequence ATGTTTTTGCGATTTCTGATCAAGACCGGCATATTTTTTGGCGGTCTGGCCCTGTGTGGCCTGGTATTGGGCGGCATGGCGCTAGCGCTGGCCTGGCCCAATCTGCCCGATCTGCACGCGATGACCGACTACCGTCCTCGCGTACCTTTACGCGTCTACACGGCCGACAAGGTGATGATCGGAGAGTTCGGCGAAGAACGCCGCAATGTGCTGCGTTTCAACGAGATCCCGGATGTCATGAAGTCGGCCGTGCTGGCCGCCGAAGACGACCGTTTCTATCAGCATGGCGGGATCGACTGGACCGGCGTGGTGCGCGCCGGGCTGACCAATCTCATCAATATGTCCAAGACGCAGGGCGCCAGCACCATCACCATGCAGGTCGCGCGCAATTTTTATCTGTCGTCCGAAAAGACCTATTCACGCAAGTTCTATGAGCTGCTGCTCACCTTCAAGATCGAGTCCGAACTCACCAAGGACCAGATTCTCGAGCTCTACATGAACCAGATTTATCTGGGTCATCGTGCCTACGGTTTTGCCGCCGCCTCGCGCACCTATTTTGGTAAACCGCTGTCGCAGGTCACGCCCGCCGAAGCCGCCATGCTGGCGGGCATTCCCAAGGCACCGTCACGCTTCAACCCGATTTCCAATCGCCCGCGCGCCGAGCTGCGTCAGCGCTATGTCCTGGGCCGCATGTATTCGCTGGGTTATCTCACCGAGCCCGAATACAAGGCCGCGCTGGCGCAACCCATCATCATGAAATCGGCCGAAGGCACCCCGGCCGGCGGCTATGCCGTGCATGGCGAATACGTGGCCGAGCTGGCGCGCCAATTGGTCTACGGCGTCTACCAGGACGACGCGTATTCGCGCGGCATCAACGTCTATACAACCGTCTCGTCCAAGGACCAGGAAGCGGCCTACCGCGCCGTGCGCGAAGGTGTGCTGGAATACACCCGGCGCGCGCCTTATCCCGGCCCGGAGGATCAGCTCGAGCTGCCGGCGGGAGTCGAGAAAGACGCGCAAGCGCTGGACGACTTCCTCGATGGCGTATTCGACAAATACTCCGACAGCGGCGACCTGATGACGGCGGTGGTGCTTTCCGCCTCGCCCAACGAAATCAAGCTGGCGCGCAGTTCGCGCGAGATCATCTCCATTACCGACAAGAAAGCCCTCGGCGTGGTCGCTCGCGCATTGAACGACAAGGCCAAACCCGAGCAGCGCTTGCAACGCGGCTCCGTGGTCTACATCCACAAGTATGGCGATGACGGCAATTGGGAAGTCATCAACATGCCCGCCGTGCAGGCGGCCTTCGTCGCGCTGTCCCCTCAGGATGGTGCGATCCGCGCCATGGTTGGCGGCTTTGATTTCTATCGCGGCAACTTCAACCGCGTCACCCAGGCCTGGCGCCAACCCGGCTCAAATATCAAGCCCTTCATCTACGCCGCCTCGCTGGAGCGCGGCCTGACCCCGGGCACGCAGATTTCCGATCAGCCTTTTGAACTCTCGGCAGCCCAGACCGGCTCGAAAGCCTGGCATCCCAAGAACTACGGCAATCAGTACGAGCCCATGCTGACCATGCGTCAGGGCCTCTACAAGTCCAAAAACATGGTGTCCATTCGCATACTGCAGGCCATCGGGCCTCAGTACGCCCAGGACTATCTGACACGTTTTGGCTTTGACAAAGCGCGTCAACCCGCCGTCTTGCCCCTGGCACTGGGCGCTGGGTCGGTCACACCGCTGCAACTGGCCGGGGCCTATTCCGTCTTCGCCAATGGCGGCTATCGCGTAACACCCTATCTGATCAATCAGGTCACCGACAGCAGCGGCAAAGTGCTCATGCAAGCCCGTCCTGTCATCGCCGGCGACGAAGCCGCACGCGCCATCGATCCTCGCACGGCCTGGGTGATGGACGACATGCTGCGCGGCGTGGCGACCAGTGGCACTGCCGCGCGTGCTCGTGCCACCCTCAAGCGCAACGATCTGGCGGGCAAGACCGGCACCACCAACGAATCCGTCGACGCCTGGTTCTCCGGCTATACGCCCAATCTGGTGGCCACGGCCTGGCTGGGCTTTGACCAACCCAAGTCCCTGGGTTCGCGCGAAACCGGCGGCGGGGTAGCCATGCCGATCTGGCTCGATTACATGCAGGAAGCCCTCAAAGGCACACCTGAAGGCAAGCAACGGCCCAAGCC
- a CDS encoding shikimate kinase family protein: MNLSADLCAGPDEEPPDPSAAPEAAAGECIEPLAQLPHDLPIFLVGMMGAGKTTIGRGLARALGREFIDLDHELEARCGVRVPVIFEIEGEAGFRKRESSALQECTQRRAIILATGGGAVLAEDNRRLLRQRGIVMYLRASVDELYRRTCRDRNRPLLATADPRGTLRDLMIRREPLYTEVADLVIETGSTPIASLVKAILPKLQAYEKKL; this comes from the coding sequence ATGAATCTTTCCGCTGACCTGTGCGCCGGCCCCGACGAGGAGCCGCCTGATCCATCGGCTGCCCCGGAGGCAGCTGCCGGCGAATGCATTGAACCCCTGGCGCAATTGCCGCACGATCTGCCGATTTTTCTGGTCGGCATGATGGGTGCAGGCAAGACTACCATCGGGCGCGGCCTTGCCCGGGCGCTTGGGCGCGAGTTTATCGATCTGGATCATGAGCTGGAAGCGCGTTGCGGTGTGCGCGTGCCCGTTATTTTCGAGATAGAGGGCGAGGCCGGTTTTCGCAAGCGTGAATCCTCCGCACTGCAAGAGTGTACTCAACGCCGCGCGATAATTCTCGCTACGGGCGGCGGCGCCGTGCTGGCCGAGGATAATCGTCGTCTTCTGCGCCAACGCGGCATTGTCATGTATCTGCGCGCCAGTGTCGACGAGCTCTATCGCCGGACCTGCCGTGATCGCAACCGCCCGTTGCTGGCGACTGCGGATCCGCGTGGCACGTTGCGCGATCTGATGATCAGGCGCGAGCCCCTGTATACCGAAGTGGCCGATCTGGTGATAGAGACGGGCTCCACGCCTATCGCTTCCCTGGTCAAGGCCATCCTGCCCAAGCTGCAAGCGTACGAGAAAAAACTATGA
- the aroB gene encoding 3-dehydroquinate synthase — translation MNVVEVDTPGGRYPIRIAAGRLDRLDESIPADATAIAIVTNPTVAALYGERAEAALARSGCKVLRIELPDGEVHKDWQTLNLIFDAMLEHRLDRRAVLVALGGGVIGDMTGFAAAVYMRGVRFVQVPTTLLAQVDSSVGGKTAVNHPLGKNMIGAFYQPVAVEIDTDVLATLPAREVSAGLAEVIKYGLILDAEFWRWCETHVEDLRALQPEALAYAIRRSCELKAQVVGKDERESGLRAILNLGHTFGHAIESGLGYGQWLHGEAVGCGMVQAAELSAQVEGFAADDVRRVRALVQAIGCPVAAPDLGFERWISLMMVDKKSEAGEIRFVLMPHIGQAGMRTAPEAAIRTALDRTVQTA, via the coding sequence ATGAATGTTGTCGAGGTCGATACCCCGGGCGGGCGCTACCCTATCCGCATTGCTGCGGGCCGTCTGGACCGTCTGGATGAAAGCATTCCCGCCGACGCCACGGCGATTGCCATCGTCACTAATCCGACCGTGGCCGCGCTGTACGGAGAACGGGCCGAAGCCGCGCTGGCGCGTAGCGGCTGCAAGGTGTTGCGCATTGAACTGCCCGACGGCGAGGTCCACAAAGACTGGCAGACGCTGAATCTGATTTTTGACGCCATGCTCGAGCACCGCTTGGACAGGCGTGCTGTCCTGGTGGCGCTGGGCGGTGGGGTGATCGGCGACATGACCGGTTTTGCCGCGGCGGTCTACATGCGGGGGGTGCGTTTCGTGCAAGTGCCCACCACGCTCCTGGCGCAGGTCGACTCGTCCGTGGGTGGCAAGACGGCGGTCAACCACCCCCTGGGCAAGAACATGATCGGTGCCTTCTACCAGCCCGTGGCCGTCGAAATCGATACTGATGTCCTGGCCACGTTGCCGGCGCGCGAGGTCTCCGCCGGGCTGGCCGAAGTGATCAAGTACGGACTGATACTGGACGCGGAGTTCTGGCGGTGGTGCGAGACGCATGTCGAAGACTTGCGCGCCTTGCAGCCCGAAGCGCTGGCCTATGCCATTCGCCGTTCCTGCGAGCTCAAGGCGCAGGTCGTGGGTAAGGACGAAAGAGAGTCGGGCTTGCGCGCGATTCTTAATCTGGGCCACACCTTTGGCCATGCGATCGAGTCCGGGCTGGGCTATGGGCAATGGCTGCATGGCGAGGCCGTGGGTTGCGGCATGGTGCAGGCCGCGGAACTGTCCGCGCAGGTCGAGGGGTTTGCGGCCGATGATGTGCGGCGCGTGCGGGCGCTGGTGCAGGCCATTGGCTGTCCGGTGGCTGCTCCCGATCTGGGTTTCGAGCGCTGGATTTCGCTCATGATGGTGGACAAAAAATCCGAGGCCGGCGAAATACGCTTTGTGCTGATGCCCCATATTGGTCAGGCGGGTATGCGGACCGCGCCTGAAGCGGCTATCCGCACGGCGCTGGATAGAACGGTTCAGACCGCCTAA
- the dgt gene encoding dGTPase family protein, protein MSELASYASDPALTRGRQHHEPAAQNRSEFQRDRDRIIHCNAFRRLEYKTQVFVNHEGDLFRTRLTHSLEVAQIARTLARSLRVSEDLTEAISLAHDLGHTPFGHAGQDELNACMRELAPQAGGFEHNLQSLRVVDELEERYADFNGLNLCFETREGILKHCSVAHARQLGAVGQRFLTRTQPSLEAQLANLADEIAYNNHDIDDGLRSGLLTLEQMGEVDFFARHYAQVRDRYPGLAPRRATAETIRRMINTLIMDLTATSLARIRDVAPATADDVRAAAPLAGFSDPLRREADALKKFLFDNLYRHYKVVRMTSKARRIVRELFEAFLGDPRLLPPDYRRENEREQARTIADYIAGMTDRYAISEHRRIFDMS, encoded by the coding sequence ATGAGTGAATTGGCTTCTTACGCATCTGATCCGGCCCTGACGCGCGGCAGGCAGCACCATGAGCCGGCCGCACAGAACCGCAGCGAATTCCAGCGCGACCGCGACCGCATCATCCATTGCAATGCCTTCCGCCGCCTGGAGTACAAGACGCAGGTCTTCGTCAATCATGAGGGCGATCTGTTTCGCACCCGGCTCACGCACAGCCTGGAGGTCGCGCAGATCGCTCGCACCCTGGCGCGCAGCCTGCGGGTGTCGGAAGATCTCACCGAGGCGATTTCTCTGGCCCATGATCTGGGCCATACTCCGTTTGGTCACGCCGGGCAGGATGAACTCAATGCCTGCATGCGCGAACTGGCGCCGCAGGCCGGCGGCTTTGAGCACAACCTGCAAAGTCTGCGCGTCGTCGATGAACTCGAGGAGCGCTACGCCGACTTCAATGGGCTGAATCTGTGCTTCGAGACGCGTGAAGGCATTCTGAAACATTGTTCGGTAGCGCATGCGCGCCAATTGGGGGCGGTGGGCCAGCGCTTTCTGACGCGCACGCAGCCTTCGCTGGAAGCACAACTGGCCAATCTGGCCGATGAGATCGCCTACAACAATCATGACATCGATGACGGGCTGCGTTCCGGTCTGCTGACGCTGGAGCAGATGGGTGAAGTGGATTTCTTTGCCCGCCACTATGCCCAGGTGCGCGACCGCTACCCCGGTCTGGCACCGCGGCGCGCCACGGCCGAGACGATCCGCCGCATGATCAACACCCTCATCATGGACCTGACCGCCACGTCGCTGGCGCGCATTCGGGATGTCGCACCAGCCACCGCTGACGACGTGCGCGCTGCGGCCCCGCTGGCAGGATTTTCAGATCCTCTGCGCCGCGAGGCCGATGCACTGAAGAAGTTCTTGTTCGACAACCTGTACCGTCACTATAAAGTGGTGCGCATGACGTCCAAGGCCCGCCGCATCGTGCGGGAGCTGTTCGAGGCGTTTCTGGGCGACCCGCGGCTACTGCCGCCGGATTATCGGCGCGAGAACGAGCGCGAACAGGCACGAACTATTGCCGACTATATCGCTGGCATGACGGATCGTTACGCCATCAGCGAACATAGGCGGATATTCGATATGAGTTAA
- a CDS encoding bacterial regulatory s, luxR family protein: MDADHELRIASALYAGITDTDQWRQALILAARAVGTDRCTVLARNVDTESILVIDNAGLSAAALDEYERHYYQMDSFMEAARNVPTGGCLRDDEAFGPGGIRRSEFYNDFLYRHDIGSLMLTQAVRTPDIEWTVAFQRSPGHTHFEHQHANALGRLVPHLQKALQLRLRLRELERRASLGEAALDTFGTPLLFIAPSGRLLMANLAGEAWYSRHGKQLEHTAQWSRVLAAATGSIGPAVAEGMRLPGGGHIVALPAPQAYRNSDVQGPGLALVMVHTHLNPSPPARSMLKSLFGLSAAESRLLEVLMAGATLSQAAQQLGLSVETVRTQSKAVLQKTGTQRQAGLMRLVSALQSPMPAH, from the coding sequence ATGGACGCGGACCACGAATTACGCATCGCCAGCGCCCTGTACGCTGGGATTACCGATACGGACCAATGGCGTCAGGCTCTGATCCTGGCCGCCCGTGCCGTGGGCACCGACCGTTGCACCGTGCTGGCACGCAACGTCGACACCGAATCCATCCTGGTGATCGACAACGCCGGGCTGTCGGCCGCCGCGCTTGACGAATACGAACGCCATTACTACCAGATGGACAGCTTCATGGAGGCGGCGCGCAACGTACCCACCGGCGGCTGCCTGCGCGACGACGAGGCGTTCGGCCCCGGCGGAATACGCCGCTCGGAGTTCTACAACGATTTCCTGTATCGCCACGACATCGGGTCACTGATGCTCACCCAGGCGGTACGCACCCCTGATATCGAATGGACGGTGGCGTTTCAGCGCAGCCCGGGCCACACGCATTTCGAGCACCAGCATGCAAACGCCCTGGGACGTCTGGTGCCGCATCTGCAAAAAGCCTTGCAGCTGCGTTTGCGCCTGCGCGAGCTGGAGCGTCGTGCCAGCCTGGGCGAGGCGGCGCTGGACACCTTTGGCACGCCCCTGCTCTTCATCGCTCCGTCTGGCCGCCTCTTGATGGCCAATCTGGCTGGCGAAGCTTGGTATTCGCGCCACGGCAAGCAACTCGAACACACCGCGCAATGGTCGCGCGTCCTGGCTGCGGCAACCGGCAGCATCGGACCGGCGGTGGCCGAAGGCATGCGCCTGCCCGGCGGCGGCCATATCGTCGCCTTGCCAGCTCCACAGGCGTATCGCAACAGTGACGTTCAAGGTCCCGGCCTGGCATTGGTGATGGTCCACACGCACCTCAATCCTTCGCCACCAGCCCGCAGCATGCTCAAGTCCCTCTTTGGCCTGAGTGCGGCCGAATCCCGTCTGCTCGAAGTCCTGATGGCCGGCGCCACCTTGTCACAGGCCGCGCAGCAACTGGGCCTTTCCGTCGAAACCGTCCGCACCCAAAGCAAGGCCGTGTTGCAAAAAACAGGTACACAACGTCAGGCAGGCCTGATGCGCCTGGTCAGCGCACTGCAAAGCCCCATGCCGGCGCACTAG
- a CDS encoding glutathione S-transferase, N-terminal domain protein, whose translation MYTLLIGNKNYSSWSLRAWLALRAAGVPFREQKLGLFTEAFDQRLGGVTPAGLVPVLLDGDFAIWDSLAICEYAAERHPELHLWPAPVRARARARALAAQMHSGFGELRRLLPMNIEARLPGIDIGPAQQDISRVQAIWQDTLAEYGHGGPFLFGRFSIADAFYAPVVSRFTTYGVPAAGPVRAYMDAVQALPAMREWTRDALAEATFVPEDEPYRQQR comes from the coding sequence ATGTACACCTTGCTGATAGGCAATAAAAACTACTCATCGTGGTCGCTGCGCGCCTGGCTGGCGTTGCGCGCGGCCGGCGTGCCTTTCCGCGAACAGAAACTGGGGCTTTTCACGGAAGCCTTCGATCAACGCCTGGGGGGCGTCACGCCTGCCGGCCTGGTTCCGGTGCTGCTCGATGGTGACTTCGCCATCTGGGATTCTCTGGCCATCTGCGAGTACGCCGCCGAGCGCCATCCGGAGCTGCATCTGTGGCCTGCTCCGGTACGCGCCCGCGCCAGAGCGCGAGCCCTGGCCGCTCAGATGCACAGCGGCTTTGGCGAACTGCGCCGGCTGCTGCCCATGAACATCGAAGCCCGCCTGCCGGGCATCGACATCGGCCCGGCCCAGCAAGATATCTCGCGCGTGCAGGCCATCTGGCAGGACACCCTGGCCGAGTATGGCCATGGCGGCCCCTTCCTGTTTGGCCGCTTCAGCATCGCCGATGCGTTCTACGCCCCCGTGGTCTCCCGTTTCACGACCTACGGGGTGCCAGCCGCCGGTCCGGTGCGCGCCTACATGGATGCCGTGCAGGCCCTGCCCGCCATGCGCGAATGGACGCGCGATGCGCTGGCCGAAGCGACGTTCGTGCCCGAAGACGAACCCTATCGCCAACAGCGTTGA
- a CDS encoding excinuclease ABC subunit A → MDEIRIRGARTHNLKNVSLDLPRHRLVVITGLSGSGKSSLAFDTLYAEGQRRYVESLSAYARQFLQLMDKPDVDLIEGLSPAISIEQKAAGHNPRSTVGTITEIHDYLCLLYARVGTPYCPDHGLPLQAQSVSQMVDAVLAWPADTRLAILAPIARARKGSFEDECASLQAQGLVRLRVDGKLVEIDQMAPLKKTEKHDIDVVIDRLRARPESKQRLAESFETALQLADGRAIALDMDSTREHVFSSRYACPVCSHSLPELSLAAGAIRGWDKRNAFTHSLLTSLATHYEFDIETPFEELSDEIRDKVLYGSGDEEIAFFYLNEKGRSSVKRHPFEGVIPNLERRWRETDSATVREELGKYRNIKTCPDCGGSRLRPEARHVLIGDEPGQGQERGRAIYEVEAMPLSACLAWFQMLKLTGAKQEIAQRIVREIEARLSFLNNVGLTYLSLDRSADTISGGEAQRIRLASQIGSGLTGVMYVLDEPSIGLHQRDNDRLISTLQHLRDLGNSVIVVEHDEDMIRLADWVVDMGPGAGEHGGQVVAQGRPETVEADPASLTGQYLSGAREIAIPQRRPVTDDLPWLELTGATGNNLKSVDLRLPAGRLVCVTGVSGSGKSTLINDTLAVAVARALNHAQGDAAPYATLTGLEHFDKTISVDQSPIGRTPRSNPATYTGLFTPIRELFAGVPEARTRGYDPGRFSFNVKGGRCEACQGDGVVKVEMHFLPDIYVPCDVCHGKRYNRETLEIRYRGRNISQVLDLTVEQALEYFDSVPAIARKLQTLIDVGLSYIRLGQSATTLSGGEAQRVKLSLELSRRSTGRTLYILDEPTTGLHFRDIEMLLEVLNQLVDSGNTVLIIEHNLDVIKTADWLIDMGPEGGDGGGRVMAQGTPETVAEAAQSHTGHYLARVLQRNKNR, encoded by the coding sequence ATGGACGAAATACGCATTCGCGGTGCCCGCACGCACAATCTCAAGAATGTTTCACTGGATCTGCCGCGCCACCGTCTGGTGGTGATCACCGGCCTGTCCGGGTCGGGCAAGTCGTCGTTGGCCTTCGATACGCTTTATGCCGAAGGCCAGCGGCGCTATGTCGAAAGCCTGTCGGCCTATGCCCGGCAGTTCCTGCAGTTGATGGACAAACCGGACGTGGACCTGATCGAGGGTCTGTCCCCAGCCATCTCCATCGAGCAGAAGGCCGCGGGCCACAACCCGCGCTCCACGGTCGGCACCATCACCGAGATCCATGACTATCTGTGCCTGCTCTACGCCCGGGTAGGCACCCCCTATTGCCCGGATCATGGCCTGCCCCTGCAAGCGCAAAGTGTCAGCCAGATGGTCGACGCGGTGCTCGCCTGGCCTGCCGATACCCGGCTGGCCATTCTTGCCCCCATCGCCCGGGCCCGCAAAGGCAGTTTCGAGGACGAGTGCGCTAGCCTCCAGGCTCAGGGCCTTGTGCGCCTGCGCGTTGACGGCAAACTCGTCGAAATCGACCAGATGGCGCCGCTGAAGAAAACCGAGAAGCACGATATCGATGTCGTGATCGATCGGCTGCGAGCCCGGCCAGAAAGCAAGCAGAGGCTTGCCGAAAGCTTCGAGACCGCCTTGCAGCTGGCCGATGGGCGCGCCATTGCGCTGGACATGGACAGCACGCGTGAGCACGTATTCTCCAGCCGCTACGCCTGCCCTGTCTGTAGCCACAGCCTGCCGGAACTCAGCCTGGCGGCCGGAGCCATCCGCGGTTGGGACAAACGCAATGCCTTCACGCACTCGCTGCTGACCAGCTTGGCCACGCATTACGAGTTCGATATCGAAACACCTTTCGAAGAGCTCAGCGACGAGATACGCGACAAAGTGCTCTATGGCTCGGGCGACGAAGAAATCGCCTTCTTCTACCTTAATGAAAAAGGCCGCAGCAGCGTCAAGCGGCATCCCTTCGAAGGGGTGATCCCCAACCTCGAACGGCGCTGGCGCGAGACCGATTCGGCCACCGTGCGCGAAGAGCTGGGCAAGTACCGCAACATCAAGACCTGCCCGGATTGCGGCGGATCGCGATTGCGGCCCGAGGCTCGCCACGTGCTGATCGGCGACGAACCCGGCCAGGGCCAGGAGCGCGGCCGGGCCATCTACGAAGTGGAGGCCATGCCGCTGTCGGCCTGCCTGGCCTGGTTTCAAATGCTCAAACTGACCGGTGCCAAACAGGAGATCGCGCAACGTATCGTGCGCGAGATCGAAGCGCGGCTGAGCTTTCTGAACAACGTCGGCCTGACCTACCTGTCGCTGGACCGCAGCGCCGACACGATTTCGGGCGGCGAGGCACAACGCATCCGCCTGGCCAGCCAAATCGGTTCCGGCCTGACTGGCGTCATGTACGTGCTGGACGAACCCTCCATCGGCCTGCATCAACGCGATAACGATCGCCTGATCTCCACCCTGCAGCACCTGCGCGACCTGGGCAACAGCGTCATCGTGGTCGAGCACGATGAAGACATGATCCGCCTGGCCGATTGGGTGGTGGACATGGGGCCGGGTGCCGGCGAGCACGGCGGCCAGGTCGTCGCGCAGGGACGCCCCGAAACCGTCGAGGCCGATCCAGCCTCGCTGACAGGCCAGTACCTCAGCGGTGCGCGCGAAATTGCCATCCCGCAAAGACGGCCCGTCACCGACGATCTGCCCTGGCTGGAACTGACTGGCGCCACGGGCAACAACCTCAAGTCGGTCGACCTGCGCCTGCCTGCCGGCCGCCTGGTCTGCGTGACCGGCGTCTCCGGCTCGGGCAAGTCGACCCTGATCAATGACACGCTGGCCGTGGCGGTGGCGCGCGCGCTTAATCACGCGCAAGGCGATGCCGCGCCCTACGCGACGCTGACCGGCCTGGAGCATTTCGATAAAACCATCAGCGTCGATCAAAGTCCGATCGGCCGCACGCCACGCAGCAACCCGGCCACCTATACCGGGCTGTTCACACCGATTCGCGAGTTGTTCGCCGGCGTGCCGGAAGCACGCACGCGCGGCTACGACCCCGGCCGCTTCAGCTTCAACGTCAAGGGCGGACGCTGCGAAGCCTGCCAGGGCGATGGCGTGGTCAAGGTGGAAATGCATTTTCTGCCCGATATATACGTGCCTTGCGACGTCTGCCACGGCAAGCGTTACAACCGCGAAACACTGGAGATCCGCTACCGCGGTCGCAATATCAGCCAAGTGCTGGACCTGACCGTCGAGCAGGCGCTGGAGTATTTCGATTCCGTCCCCGCGATCGCGCGCAAGCTGCAGACCTTGATTGATGTCGGCCTGTCGTACATCCGGCTAGGGCAATCGGCAACCACGCTGTCGGGTGGCGAAGCGCAACGGGTCAAACTGTCGCTGGAACTGTCGCGGCGCAGTACGGGCCGCACGCTCTACATCCTGGATGAACCCACCACCGGCCTGCATTTCCGCGATATCGAAATGCTGCTCGAAGTCCTCAATCAACTGGTCGACAGCGGCAACACGGTGCTGATCATCGAGCACAACCTCGATGTCATCAAAACTGCCGACTGGCTTATCGACATGGGTCCGGAAGGCGGCGACGGTGGCGGCAGGGTGATGGCGCAGGGCACGCCCGAAACGGTTGCCGAGGCTGCGCAAAGCCATACCGGCCACTATCTGGCCCGGGTTTTGCAGCGCAACAAAAACCGCTAG
- a CDS encoding sugar (and other) transporter family protein encodes MAQHQKLRLTSSERRASVALAGLFACRMLGLFLLLPVFAVAARGLPGGEDPARVGLALGMYGLTQAIMQIPFGLASDRWGRRPVVVVGLILFIAGSVVCARADDVFWVTMGRAIQGAGAISAAVTAWLADATRDEVRTRAMAMVGASIGLSFALSLVLAPVLVGWWGLHGLFWTIACLGLASLAVARWVVPVVPLTQARSMRRVRAKEVLLHGELLRLNFGVFVLHLIQVALFVVVPALLARTGGLDLRSLWHVYLPVILVSFVCMVPVIFVAEKHRAHRAALRASVAGLAVVCALLPLAAQAFLPLAIALTGFFIAFNVLEALQPSLVSRVAPQEYKGLALGFYNTAQAAGLFTGGALGGWLASRTGPDGVFLAAAALSLLWLAAAWAMKPLR; translated from the coding sequence ATGGCGCAACACCAGAAGCTGAGACTGACCTCGTCCGAGCGCCGCGCCAGCGTGGCGCTGGCCGGGTTGTTCGCCTGTCGCATGCTGGGTCTGTTCCTGCTCTTGCCGGTGTTCGCCGTTGCTGCGCGCGGCTTGCCCGGCGGCGAAGATCCCGCCCGCGTCGGCCTGGCGTTGGGCATGTACGGCCTGACTCAGGCCATCATGCAGATCCCCTTCGGCCTGGCATCGGACCGCTGGGGGCGTCGGCCGGTAGTCGTGGTCGGCCTGATTCTCTTTATCGCCGGCAGCGTGGTCTGTGCGCGCGCCGACGACGTCTTCTGGGTCACCATGGGCCGTGCCATTCAGGGCGCGGGCGCCATTTCGGCCGCGGTGACCGCCTGGCTGGCCGACGCGACACGCGATGAGGTCCGTACGCGGGCCATGGCCATGGTCGGTGCCTCCATCGGGCTGTCCTTTGCCCTGTCGCTGGTGTTGGCGCCGGTGCTGGTCGGCTGGTGGGGGTTGCATGGTCTGTTCTGGACCATCGCCTGTCTGGGGCTGGCCAGCCTGGCCGTAGCACGCTGGGTGGTGCCCGTCGTGCCGTTGACCCAGGCGCGCAGCATGCGGCGGGTACGCGCCAAAGAGGTGCTGCTGCACGGCGAGCTGTTGCGGCTGAACTTTGGCGTTTTCGTCCTGCATCTGATCCAGGTGGCCTTGTTCGTGGTGGTGCCGGCTTTGCTGGCCCGCACCGGAGGCCTGGACCTGCGATCGCTCTGGCATGTGTATCTGCCGGTCATCCTGGTGTCTTTCGTGTGCATGGTGCCTGTCATCTTCGTGGCCGAGAAGCACCGGGCGCACCGAGCGGCATTGCGCGCCAGCGTGGCAGGGCTGGCCGTTGTCTGTGCGTTGTTGCCCCTGGCCGCGCAGGCCTTCTTGCCGCTGGCCATTGCCCTGACTGGATTCTTCATTGCCTTCAATGTTCTGGAGGCGCTGCAGCCGTCGCTGGTGTCGCGGGTGGCGCCCCAGGAGTACAAGGGTCTGGCCCTGGGCTTTTACAACACCGCCCAGGCCGCTGGCCTTTTCACGGGCGGCGCGCTGGGCGGGTGGCTGGCGTCGCGGACCGGGCCTGATGGGGTGTTCCTGGCGGCAGCCGCTCTGTCCCTGCTTTGGTTGGCCGCGGCATGGGCGATGAAACCGCTGCGCTAG